The genomic interval GGCGGGTTTCTCCGCTTCGTCGAGTAGTGCGACGGCGAAGTCCTCCATGGAGATTGTCGAGCGCCCCGCGGTGTCGGTGAGGAGTTCGTCGCGGCCGAGGCGGTATGTGCCGGTGCGCGTGCCCGGGATCAGTTCGGCGGGTGGACTGAGATAGGTCCAGTCGGTGTGGGTGTCGGCGCGGACCAGGGTGAGTTGTTCGGCGCAGGCTTGTGCGATGGGGCGCAATTCGGTTGGAAAGTCCGGACTTTCGTGGAGAGTGCGGCCGTTCGGCACGGTGAGGGTCGCGGCGCCGCCGACGATGAGCAGGCGGACATCGGTATGGGCGAGTGCCTTCAGCATGGCGGCGGTCACGCCGACCAGATCGGATTCCGAGCCGACCGGAGGACGGGTTGCGGTGATGACGAGATCCTGTCCGGTGCTGAGCCGTTCGATATCGGCGGGTACGGACGCGTCGCCGACAGCGAGGTGCGCTCCGGCGGGTACCGCACCGGCTCGGGCGAGGTCGCGGACCACTGCGGTGACGTCGTGTCCGCGCGTCAAGGCCTCGGCCACGACTCGGCTGCCGACCTCGCCGGCTGCCCCGAATACCGTGATACGCACAATCTTTCCTTCCACTCATGGTTACTTAGCTCTAAGGAACATAGTTTAGGACTAAGGAAG from Nocardia goodfellowii carries:
- a CDS encoding NAD(P)-dependent oxidoreductase, translated to MRITVFGAAGEVGSRVVAEALTRGHDVTAVVRDLARAGAVPAGAHLAVGDASVPADIERLSTGQDLVITATRPPVGSESDLVGVTAAMLKALAHTDVRLLIVGGAATLTVPNGRTLHESPDFPTELRPIAQACAEQLTLVRADTHTDWTYLSPPAELIPGTRTGTYRLGRDELLTDTAGRSTISMEDFAVALLDEAEKPAHPRTRFTVAAA